The Arcobacter sp. CECT 8983 genome contains the following window.
GCAGATTCATAAAGATTCTAATCATTTTTTCCACGAATATAAAAAGGCTGGTAAAAAAATGCCAGTTTCAATAGGAATTGGTGGAGATCCAATGTATATTTGGTGTGGACAAGCTCCTCTTCCAATTGGTATTTTTGAACTTATGCTTTATGGTTTTGTAAAAAATAAAAATGCACAACTTGTAAAATCAATTACAAATGATATATATGTGCCACGGGACAATGACTTTGTAATTGAAGGTTTTGTAGATACAAGTAAATTAAGAATTGAAGGACCTTTTGGAGATCATACTGGATATTATACTTTAGAAGAAGAGTATCCTTTTATGGAAGTAACTGCTATTACTCATAAAAAAGAGCCTACATACCTAGCAACAGTTGTTGGAAAACCACCTTTAGAAGATAAGTATATGGGACATGCAACAGAAAGAATCTTTTTGCCATTACTTAAAACAACAGCTCCTGATTTAATTGATTATTATATGCCGGAAAACGGTGTATTTCATAACCTAATTATTGCAAAAATTAAAACACTTTATCCTGGACATGCATCTCAAATGATGCATGCATTTTGGGGAGTAGGGCAGATGAGTTTTGTTAAACATGCAATCTTTGTAAATGAAGATGCCCCTGAATTAACTAATCATGAAGCACTTACAGAATATATATTAAATAGAATTGATATTGATGAACTTCTAGTTTCAAGAGGTGTTGTTGATGCCCTTGACCATTCTAGTCCAAAATTTGCAGTGGGTGGAAAATTAGGTCTTGATTGTACTAATGAAGAAGTAAAAGAGCTTGGAATTACTCTATTAAGTGATAAAGAATTATTAACAAAAATAGAAGAAATAACTGATGAGGTAAAGGATTTAAAACAGTACTATACAAATACAAAAAATCCTTTAACTGTTATAACAGTTGATAAAAAAAGAAATCAAAAAGAAGTTTTTGAAAGTTTAAAACCTCTTTACAAAAATATCAAAATATTAATAATTGTAGATGCTAAAAATCAAAATGATGTAAATAATCCATATATGTTACTATGGAGAGTCGTGAATAATATTGACTCAAATAGAGATTTATATATTGAAGATAATACTATTTGTTTAGATGGTACAAATAAAAATGAGTTTGACAACTTTAAAAGAAGATGGCCTGATGATGTAGATTGTTCAAGGGAAGTTTTAAATAGTCTAAAACAAAGAGGTATTTTAGATATTTCAGATGAGTTTATTAAAAAATATCAATTATAAAAAAGTTAAAGTAGTTTATACTACTTTAACTTCATCTTTTCCGTTTCTTTTCACATAATACATTGCATTATCAGCTCTTGTTAATAAAGAGTCCGCACAATCTGTTTCTTCAAATTGAGAAACGCCAAAACTACAAGTAACTTTTCTATCTATTTCAAAATCAAAGTTTGCAATCTTTTCTTTTAGTAAATAAGCTATATTTTTTGCTTGTATTTTATTGGTTTTAGGAAGAACTATTATAAACTCTTCTCCTCCCCATCTTCCAAAAGAGTCAGTTTTTCGTATATTATTATTTACTAAATATGATACTTTTTCTAAAACACTATCTCCTATAGAATGACCTAGTTGGTCATTAATTAACTTAAAGTTATCAACATCAAAGAAGATTAAAGACAGACCTTTTTTGTACTTTTTTTCTTTATTCAATTCAAGTTCTAATATAGTTTCAATTTTTCTTCTATTATAAGTATTTGTAAGTCTATCAATATTTGCAATTTTATTTAGTTCTTCTTCTACAATTTTTCTTTTTTTGATTTCTTTATTTAATTTTCTATTATTTATTGTGACTACAATAATAACAACTAAAAGAAATAAAGTTATAGTATATATCCATGTATAATCTTTTTCTGGCTCATAAATAATAGAATTGTATTTATCTCGAATATATTTTCTTTCCTCTTCTGTAATTGTTGAAATTGCTTTATTAAGTATGTTTAATAGCATTTTATTATTTTTATTCACATGAAGTTTAATTTCATAATTTTCATTGTAAATACCAGAAATCTTTGCATTTGAAATAGTCATTTTTGTTATATTATATGACAAGGCAGGAAGTTTACCTATTATCCCATAAACTTCATTGTTTTGTAATAGCGCAAATGATTCTTTTATATTTTTAGTTTCTATAAAATTTATATTTGGATATTTAGCTTTTAAATCCGTGTAATAAGAAGCATATTTAGTAATAGCAATTTTTTCATTAGTTAATTCTTTTATTGAAGTAGTATAAGGTTTGTCAACTAAAGTTGCTAATGCAAGTTTTATTTTATCTATACTAAGTGTATGATGTGAGTTTATATTCTCATAATCTACTGTTCCAAAGGCATATTTTAAATTATTTTGACCTGTATTAATTTTTTCATTTGCTTTTTTATTGTTATTAATAACATCAATAGCTGAATTTAAATTAAGTTTTTTTCTTATTAGATTCCAATAATCTATTTCTATTCCAGATAATTTACCTGCTGTTTCTATTGTAAAAGGAGGGAAGTCAGAATTGGAAATAAGATTAATTTGATTATTTTTTATGTACTCTTTTTCTTCTTTACTTAGATTTATTTTTTTTGAATTATATATAATATCTTCTAACTTAAAATTGACAGGACTATTACTTAATCCAAGTAAAAGATATAATCTTTTAATCTCTTCTACTTTTTTATAATCTATATTACCAAGTTTGCCTTCTTCAAATTGAGCAAGTTTTTTTAAAACTTTTCCTTCATATATTAAAGAGTTTAAACTTTTGTTTTGTGTATTATATTTATCATATATGATTTTTGCAGTATTTTCTATATTTTCAAAGGCATATTTCCAACCTTTTAAAACTGCTTTATACATTTTTCTAACTCTTACAGGGTTTTGTTTTAACTCCTCTTGAGAAGTAAAAAATAATCCACCATAAAAGTCAAAACCATAGTCACTTGGATTATGTATTGTAAATTCTATATTTTTAGAATCTAAAATATATGGTTCATTTGATAAGTAACAACCCATTGCATCAGTTTTTCCATTTATTAAGTCATCAAGGTTAAAAGAGTGTTGTATAAAATCAATATCTTTTAATTTTAAACCTTGAGAAATAATCATTGAATTAATAGCAGCTGCTGATCTTGCATCGGGAGTTAGCATTACTTTCTTATTTTTAAAATCTTTTATTTTTTTAATCTTTGATTTGTTTAATGAAATTAGAACCATTGGAGAGTTTTGATAAATGGCTACAAGAAGAACTATTTTTTTACCTTCTAGTCTATCGATAATTAAAGATGATTTTCCAACTGCATAACTAGCTTTAGAGTTTAATACTGTTTTTACTAAATCTACATTAAAGTTAAATTCTTTAATATCTACATCAAGGTTTTCTTCTTTGAAGTAACCTTTTTCTTTTGCCATATAATAACCTGCAAATTGAAATTGATGTAACCAATCTAATTGAATTGAGACTTTCTCATTCTCTTTTGCATGTAAAATCATAGTATTAAAAAGTATAGATATTAATAAAAATATTTTGTAGATATTCATGAAGAAAGTATATCTAAATAATATAAAATATAATCTATATGGATTTAATATATTTGTTGATATAATACATGTTCTAAAAATAGGAGAAAATTAATGATTTTAATGATCGATAATTACGATTCATTTACATACAATATTGTTCAATACTGCTTAGAGCTAGGAGCAGATTTAAAAGTAATTAGAAATGATGAATTAAGTATAGAAGAGATAGAGAAACTAAATCCAGAAAAGATTATAATCTCTCCAGGACCAGCAACTCCTGATGATGCAGGTATTTGTTTAGAAGCAATAGAGTATTTTGCAAACAAAAAACCGATTTTAGGAATATGTCTTGGGCATCAAAGTATTGCTCAAGTT
Protein-coding sequences here:
- a CDS encoding menaquinone biosynthesis decarboxylase, whose amino-acid sequence is MKEAIEILKKNDLLRIIDDELDIYLEIPHIAYVEVKKEDSKALLFTNVVDRKNNKKFDIPVLMNVFCNEKAVKLFIGDGDKIGKEIESLLKMKPPTTLSEKLSTFGKLFALKNTIPKKNRGKGECQEVIKLGSEAKLSDLPILSTWEQDGGPFITMGQVYTTSLNGEMKNLGMYRLQVYDDNTLGMHWQIHKDSNHFFHEYKKAGKKMPVSIGIGGDPMYIWCGQAPLPIGIFELMLYGFVKNKNAQLVKSITNDIYVPRDNDFVIEGFVDTSKLRIEGPFGDHTGYYTLEEEYPFMEVTAITHKKEPTYLATVVGKPPLEDKYMGHATERIFLPLLKTTAPDLIDYYMPENGVFHNLIIAKIKTLYPGHASQMMHAFWGVGQMSFVKHAIFVNEDAPELTNHEALTEYILNRIDIDELLVSRGVVDALDHSSPKFAVGGKLGLDCTNEEVKELGITLLSDKELLTKIEEITDEVKDLKQYYTNTKNPLTVITVDKKRNQKEVFESLKPLYKNIKILIIVDAKNQNDVNNPYMLLWRVVNNIDSNRDLYIEDNTICLDGTNKNEFDNFKRRWPDDVDCSREVLNSLKQRGILDISDEFIKKYQL
- a CDS encoding ABC transporter substrate-binding protein gives rise to the protein MNIYKIFLLISILFNTMILHAKENEKVSIQLDWLHQFQFAGYYMAKEKGYFKEENLDVDIKEFNFNVDLVKTVLNSKASYAVGKSSLIIDRLEGKKIVLLVAIYQNSPMVLISLNKSKIKKIKDFKNKKVMLTPDARSAAAINSMIISQGLKLKDIDFIQHSFNLDDLINGKTDAMGCYLSNEPYILDSKNIEFTIHNPSDYGFDFYGGLFFTSQEELKQNPVRVRKMYKAVLKGWKYAFENIENTAKIIYDKYNTQNKSLNSLIYEGKVLKKLAQFEEGKLGNIDYKKVEEIKRLYLLLGLSNSPVNFKLEDIIYNSKKINLSKEEKEYIKNNQINLISNSDFPPFTIETAGKLSGIEIDYWNLIRKKLNLNSAIDVINNNKKANEKINTGQNNLKYAFGTVDYENINSHHTLSIDKIKLALATLVDKPYTTSIKELTNEKIAITKYASYYTDLKAKYPNINFIETKNIKESFALLQNNEVYGIIGKLPALSYNITKMTISNAKISGIYNENYEIKLHVNKNNKMLLNILNKAISTITEEERKYIRDKYNSIIYEPEKDYTWIYTITLFLLVVIIVVTINNRKLNKEIKKRKIVEEELNKIANIDRLTNTYNRRKIETILELELNKEKKYKKGLSLIFFDVDNFKLINDQLGHSIGDSVLEKVSYLVNNNIRKTDSFGRWGGEEFIIVLPKTNKIQAKNIAYLLKEKIANFDFEIDRKVTCSFGVSQFEETDCADSLLTRADNAMYYVKRNGKDEVKVV